From Vanessa cardui chromosome 11, ilVanCard2.1, whole genome shotgun sequence, the proteins below share one genomic window:
- the LOC124533353 gene encoding uncharacterized protein LOC124533353 translates to MSSLHLFKLAVMLVFIMVTCTLAYKLNSLNDNELDEQNLQNLPNKEYVRHIHSMIDAYNGGINGKILIETNALIDTKYQTIKRNGDLINSLLGLPKGLIEAGR, encoded by the exons ATGTCTTCACTGCATTTGTTCAAATTAGCTGTGATGCTAGTGTTCATAATGGTAACATGTACTCTTGCATACAAATTAAATTCCCTAAATGACAATGAATTGGACGAACAGAATCTACAGAATTTACCAAATAAGGAG TACGTACGACACATCCATTCTATGATAGACGCGTACAATGGAGGCATCAATGGAAAAATATTGATAGAAACGAATGCTTTAATCGATACTAAGTATCAAACGATCAAACGTAACGGAGACTTGATCAATTCCCTTCTGGGTCTGCCCAAGGGTTTAATTGAAGCCGGTCGTTAG